The genomic window CACGACGAGGAAGTGATGCTCGCCGTGCTCGATCCGGCCTTCACCGCGACCCTCGACGAGCACTTCGAGGAGGACCGGGACAACAGCGTGCTGATCGACGGCGCCCGGTGGCGGCGCCGTTCACCGGCGCAGCGGATGCGCGAACTGGCCGTCCTGCCGATCCGTCGCTGGCTCTGAGACGACCCGGACACGCCGACGGCCCCGGACACCGTGAGGTGTCCGGGGCCGTCGGCGTACCGGATGATCAGAGCCGCTCGGGCGTCCGGATGCCGAGCAGCTTCATGCCCTGGTGCAGGGTGCGGGCGGTGAGCTCGACGAGGAACAGCCGGTTCTCGACGACCTCGGGCGCGTTGTCGGGGCTGAGCACCTGGCACTGGGCGTAGAACGTGGTCAGGTGCGAGGCGAGCTGGTAGAGGTACGCGGCCAGCTTGTGCGGCTCGTATCCCTCGGCCACCTCGGACAGGACCTCGCCGAACTGGTCCAGGTGCAGCCCCAGCGTCCGCTCGGCCGGGGCGAGCTCCAGCTCGGGGTGCGCGGCCGGATTCGCGTCGCCCTTCTTGCGCATGATGGAGCGGATCCGGGCGTAGGCGTACTGGAGGTAGACGGACGTGTCGCCGTTCAGCGAGACCATCTGGTCCAGGTCGAACTTGTAGTCCCGCACGGCGGAGGTGGACAGGTCGGCGTACTTCACGGCGCCGATCCCGACGTACCTGCCGTTCTCGACGATCTCCTCCTCGGAGAGGCCGACGCTCCCGGCCTTCTCCCGGACGACCGCCGTGGCCCGCGAGACCGCCTCGTCCAGCAGGTCCTCCAGCCGGACGGTGGTGCCCTCACGGGTCTTGAACGGCTTGCCGTCCTTGCCGAGGACCGTGCCGAAGGCCAGCTGGTGCGCCTTCACGTCCTCGTTCAGCCAGCCGGCGCGGCGGGCGGTCTCGAAGACCATCTTGAAGTGCAGCGACTGCCGGGCGTCGACGACGTAGACCAGGGTGTCGGCCTTGAGGTTCCCCACCCGGTCGCGGATCGCGGACAGGTCGGTCGCGGCGTAGCCGTAGCCGCCGTTCGTCTTCTTGACGATCAGCGGGACCGGGTTGCCGTCCGGGCCCTTCACGTCGTCGAAGAACACGCACAGCGCACCCTCGGAGCGGACGGCGACGCCCGTCTCCTCCAGGATCCGGCAGGTCTCCTCGAGCATGTCGTTGTAACCGGACTCGCCGACGATGTCGGGGTCGGCGATCTCCATGTCGAGCTTGTTGAAGACGGAGTAGAAGTAGATCTTCGACTCGTCGACGAAGCCCTGCCAGAGTGCCAGCGTCTCGGGATCGCCGGCCTGGAGGGCCACGACCCGGTCACGGGAGCGTGCCTTGAACTCCTCGTCGGAGTCGAACAGGGCGCGCGACGCCTTGTAGACGCGGTTCAGCGAGGACATCGCCGCTTCGCCGTCGGCCCGGCCGCCCTCGTGCTCCAGCTCGCCGGGGTGCTCGAAGAGGTACTGGATGAGCATGCCGAACTGTGTGCCCCAGTCGCCGATGTGGTGGCGCCTGACGACGTTCTCGCCGGTGAACTCGAGGATCTGGACCATGGCGTCACCGATGACGGCGGACCGGAGGTGGCCGACGTGCATCTCCTTGGCCACGTTCGGCTGGGCGTAGTCGATGACGGTCGTGCCGGCGGCGGCGTTCACCGGCACCCCGAGGCGGTCGGTGTCGGCGGCGCGCGCGGCGAGCGTCTCGGTGATCGCCCGGTCGGTGAGCGTGATGTTGAGGAAGCCGGGGCCGGAGACCTCGATGTCCTTGATCAGCTCACCCGACGGCAGGGAGGCCGTGACCTTGTCGGCCAGCTCGCGGGGGTTGCCCTTGACCTTCTTGGCGAGCGCGAGGATCCCGTTGGCCTGGAAGTCGGCCCGGTCGCTTCGGCGCAGCAGCGGGTCCGCGGTGCCGGCCTCCGGCAGGGCTGCCGTCAGGGCGTCCGCCAGCTGCTGCTGGAGCGTGGAAGCGAGGGAGGGGACCGAAGCCATGAGACGGCTGCCGTTTCGGTAGAGGACGAGGATCACCTCAGTATCCCATGGGGCGTAAAGCCGTTTTCGCGCTGCGGGCGGTACCTGGGAGAATGGGTGTGCCCCTGATGGGGGTCGCCCCTACGAGTCCTACACGAGAGAAGGACGTGCCGACCGTGGCTTCGAGTCAGAGCAGCACCGAGACCGACTGGGTCTCCCGCTTCGCGGACGATGTCATCGCCGAATCGGAGCGACGTGCGCCTGGCAAACCGGTCGTCGTCGCGTCCGGCCTGTCCCCGTCGGGCCCGATCCACCTGGGGAACCTCCGCGAGGTCATGACCCCGCACCTCGTCGCCGACGAGATCCGCCGCCGCGGGTACACCGTGCGCCACCTGATCTCCTGGGACGACTACGACCGCTACCGCAAGGTCCCGAACGGTGTCGAGGGTGTCGACGCGTCCTGGCAGGCGCATATCGGCAAGCCGCTGACCTCGGTGCCCGCGCCGGCCGGGTCGGCGTACCCGAACTGGGCCGAGCACTTCAAGGCCGCGATGACGGCGTCCCTGGACGAGCTGGGTGTCGAGTACGACGGCATCAGCCAGACCGAGCAGTATCTGGCGGGCACGTATCGCGAGCAGATCCTGCACGCGATGAGGCACCGCGCCGACATCGACGCCGTCCTCGACCGCTACCGCACCAAGAAGGACGGCGCGGCGGACGCGAAGGGCGGCAAGAAGCCGCAGCAGAAGAAGGTCGACGAGGCCGAGCTGGAGGCCGCCGAGGGCTCCGGCGCGGCGGACGAGGACGACGGTGGCTCGGGCTCCGCCGGCTACTTCCCGTACAAGCCGTACTGCGGCAACTGCGGGAAGGACCTCACGGTCGTCACCTCGTACGACGACGACACCACCGAGCTGAACTACACCTGCTCGGAGTGCGGCTTCGCCGAGACGGTCCGGCTGAACGAGTTCAACCGCGGGAAGCTGGTCTGGAAGGTCGACTGGCCGATGCGCTGGGCCTACGAGGGCGTGATCTTCGAGCCCAGCGGCGTGGACCACTCCTCACCGGGCTCCTCGTTCGTCGTCGGCGGCCAGATCGTGCGCGAGATCTTCGACGGCGTCCAGCCGATCGGACCGATGTACGCGTTCGTCGGGATCTCCGGCATGGCCAAGATGTCCTCCAGCAAGGGTGGCGTGCCGACCCCGGCCGACGCACTGAAGATCATGGAGGCGCCGCTGCTGCGCTGGCTGTACGCGCGCCGCAGGCCGAACCAGTCCTTCAAGATCGCCTTCGACCAGGAGATCCAGCGGCTCTACGACGAGTGGGACTCGCTGGCCCGCAAGGTCGCCGAGGGGACCGTGCTGCCCGCCGACGCGGCCGCGTACGCCCGGGCGATCGGCACGGCGGCGGGCCCGCTTCCCGCCACGCCGCGCCCGCTGCCCTACCGGACGCTGGCCTCGGTCGCCGACATCACCGCCGGTGCCGAGGACCAGACGTTGCGGATCCTCAGCGAGCTCGACCCGGCGAACCCGCTGGCCACGCTCGACGAGGCGCGTCCCCGCCTCGACCGCGCCGAGAGCTGGATCACGACCCAGGTCCCGGCCGAGGCGCGCACCGTCGTCCGTGACGAGCCGGACAAGGAACTCCTCGGGTCCCTCGACGAGCGGGGCCGCGAGTCGCTGCGGCTGCTGCTGGAGGGGCTGGACTCGCACTGGTCGCTGGACGGGCTGACCACGCTCGTCTACGGCGTGCCGAAGGTGCTGGAGGGTCTGGAGCCGGACGCCAAGCCGACGCCCGAACTCAAGGTGGCCCAGCGGTCGTTCTTCGCGCTGCTGTACCGGCTGCTGGTGAGCCGGGACACCGGCCCGCGCCTGCCCACGCTGCTGCTCGCGGTCGGGGCGGACCGGGTGCGGAAGCTGCTCGGCGCGTAACGCTTCCCGACGTGAGGACGGGCGGGCCGCTCAGCGGCCCGCCCGTTTCGCTCTGTCCGGTCCGCCCTACGCGATGTGGTTGGCGGCCTCGTCCATGTTGAAGCGCTGCTTGAAGCCGGGCAGCAGCTTGCGGAGCAGTGCGGCGCTGCGCGGGTGGTGGACGTCGCGGACGTCCGCGAGGTGTATCTCGAGCGCCTCCGCGCTCGGGTAGTCCTGGTGTTCTTTGGTGTAAGTCGTGAACACCTCGTACGCGGTCGCGCTGAAGTCGGCCTCGGCTTCGGCCCATTCGGCCGTGTCGGCCTCCTGCTGCTCGGCCGTCGGGCCCTGCTGCGGATCGTGCTGACCCTGCGGCTGCTCCTGGGGCATGACCTGCTGCGGTTCCCCCGAGCGGGGGTGCGGGAAGGCGCCGATGGTGCCGACGTTGCCCAGCGGGCGGGTGCGGCCTCCGGGGCCCGAGGGGATCATCACCGGGGTGGGTTCGAGGCCTTCGACGTACGTCGGGTTGTACGCGCTCTCGTACGCGTCCTCGGGTACCTGGGGAGCCGCGAACCAGGGGCTCTCGTGCGAGCCGGGGCCCTCCTGCGGGTACTGCTGCGGCTGGTCGTTGTGCTCCTGCCGCGCCGCCTGCTGCTGAGCTGCCGCCTGCGCCCGGGGGTCCTGCTCCTGGAGCTCGCGGGGCTCCTGCCCCTGTGCGGTGTACGGCAGTTGGGGGTGCTGTCCGGCCTCCACGGCCGCGGGGGCGGGCGGCAGCAGGGCCGGCTCGATGCCGGCGGCGGCGAGCCCGGCGTGGGCGGTGTCGGCGAGCGGGACGCCGTACTTCGCCAGACGCAGCGGCATCATCGACTCGATGGGTGCCTTGCGGCGCCAGTTGCGGCCGAAGCGGGCCTGGAGGCGGGCCTGGTAGATCAGCCGGTCCTGTTCGAGCTTGATGACCTGCTCGTAACTGCGCAGCTCCCACAGCTTCATGCGGCGCCACAGCTTGAAGGTGGGGACGGGGGACAGCAGCCAGCGGGTGAGCCGGACGCCCTCCATGTGCTTGTCGGCGGTGATGTCCGCGATCCGGCCCACGGCGTGCCGTGCGGCCTCGACGGAGACGACGAAGAGGATCGGGATCACCGCGTGCATGCCGGTGCCCAGCGGGTCGGGCCACGCGGCCGCGCCGTTGAAGGCGATCGTCGCGGCGGTGAGCAGCCAGGCTGTCTGGCGCAGCAGCGGGAACGGGATGCGCATCCACGTCAGCAGGAGGTCGAGCGCGAGCAGGACGCAGATGCCCGCGTCGATGCCGATCGGGAAGACCAGGGAGAACTGGCCGAAGCCCTTCTCCTCCGCGAGTTCGCGTACGGCGGCGTACGAGCCGGCGAAACCGATCGCGGCGATGAGCACGGCGCCGGCGACGACGACCCCGATGAGTACGCGGTGCGTGCGTGTCAGTTGCATGGCGGCCATCCGCGATCCCCTCCCGACTTCGATGAACCGGTTCCACTTCGGCACCCGGCGCGCGCACAGCCTGGCACATGCCGGCTCGGCGTGTTGCGCGGGGAGGGCCCGCAGCCCGGTACCAGCGGGGGTACCGGGCTGCGTAAAGCCAGCTCTGTGCAGGGGAGTTGGCGCCCCCGCACGCCTCAGGTCACGACTTGGGCTTGGAGGTGGCCGTCGTCTTGGAGGTCGCCTTGGCCGGTGCCGACGTCTTCGCGGTCGCCTTGGCGGACGGCGTCGCCTTCCCGGTCGCCTTGGCGGACGGGGAGGCCGGGGACTTCCCGGTGTCCGCGTCGGTGTCGTCGTCGGCGCCGACCTTGGCCACGGCTTCCTTGACGGCCGTCTGCGCGCCCTTGAGGATGTCGGCGGCGGCGGGCTTCTTCGCGCCGGCGTATCCGGCCCCGTTGTAGGTGACGCTGACGACGACGTTCCCGGTGCGTGCCACGACCGTGGCGTACTCGAACTCCTCGCTGGTCTTGGTGAGGGTGTACACGACGGCGGTCGCCTGCTCGCCGATGCCCGTGGCGGGGTTGGCGGAGACCTTCTTGGCGCCCTCGGTGGCCTGCGCCTTACCGATCTGCTTGGTGTACTCGGCGGCGGCGCGCTTCGCGCCGCTGCCCAGCGACTGATCGGAGTCGAAGCGGGTGAAGGCGACGTCGAGCCAGCGGTACTGCGAGCCCTTCACGCCGTTGTCGTCGAGACCGTTCCACGCGCAGCCGCCGCGGGCCGCGGTGTCGCTTGACTTGTCCGGGGTGCCGCCCTTGCTCTTCGCCTTGGGAACCAGGTCCCCGACCGTCTTCCTGCTGATCGATCCGCAGGCGTCGGGCAGCGAGTCGAACTTCGCGGGCTCGACGGACGGCCCGGACTTCTGCGCGCTCGGAGAGGTCGACGAGGCGGATTCCTTCGCGTCGCCGGAGTCCGACGAGCAGCCGGCGGCGACGAGCATCACCGGAACGGCGGCGCAGGCGAGTATGCGGGACAGTCGCGGAGCTGATCGGTGCATGGTTCCTTCACTCGGACGGCACGGTGTTCTCGGTCGTGCGGGCGGTTGCGGTACGGCGGTCACACGGTCACTGCGGCCGGCTGCCGGAGACGGTCCTGTCGTAGGCGGGCCGGGGGCCACGGTACGACGGACCGGGACCGGATGCCGCCTTCGGCCGAGGGCCCCGGAGCGCGGAAGGTGCCTTGTCCGGGGCTGCTCGGCGTCCGGTCATTCGCTCAGGGTCTCTGCCAGATTCCGTGCCAGGGCCTGGGCCTTCTCCTGCAGTTCCCGGCTGTCGGGGACCTCGGTCACGAGGGCCGGCTGCTCGGTGTAGCTCACGGTCACGATGACGTTCGATGTGCGGAATACCACGCTCACGGTGCGGTGCTGGGCGGTGGAACCCGTCCGGGTGAGGGCGTCGTCGAGGAACGCCTCGTCCCCGAGTCCGCCGAGCAGCCTGGGTCCGAGATCCGCGCCGCCGGACGGGGCTGCGTCGGCATCCGGGCCCGTGGCGGCGTCGGGAGAGGCCGGGGGTGTGCCGCCGGAGGCGGAGGGGCTGCCGCTGGGCGACCCGGTCGCGGACCCGCTGGGGGTCACGCCGCCGGGGGCCGGCAGCCCGGCGGCGTCCTCCTTCTTCGTGTACACGTCTCGGGCGCGGTCGTCGTCGCTGACCGCCGGGTCGTAGGAGACGACGCGCTCGAAGTCGATGGACAGATTCCGGGAGGCGTCCGGGGCGTCCGCCTTCCAGCGGCAGCCGACCTTGCGGTCGGTGTCGTAGGTGACGACGGCGGTGCCCTCGTAGATCTTCTCCTGCTGGTCCTCGGGAAGATCCGCTGCGGCGGGCAGCAGGTCCCTGAGGGTGGAGCGCGGTACGGCGCGGCAGGATTCCGGCAGGGTGCGGTACTTCCCCGGAGGCGCGGCCGAGACCGTCGGGCTGCCTGGCTTGCTGTCGGCGGCGGGGTCGTCGGCGCCGGAGCCGGCGCTGCAGCCGGCGACGAGCGCTGCGAGGAGCGCGACGCCGGGTACGTACGCCATGTGTCGCACGGTCCCAGGCTCCCTTCGGTACGAAAACGGGTTGCCGCTCGATGGCGGCCGATGGACACAATGTGTATCGCACGCGCCGCTGTGAATGCCGGTCGGCCGACCGTTATGCCGACCTCGGCACCGGTTTTGCGCTTTCAGTTTTTTCGGGGGAATCGAGGGGTTATGTCGTATGTAGAGATGCCGGGTGCTCAGGTTCCGATCCGGATGTGGGCGGACCCGGCGTCGGTCGAGGACGTCGCGATGCAGCAGCTGCGGAACGTGTCCACCCTGCCCTGGATCAAGGGCCTGGCGGTCATGCCGGACGTCCACTTCGGCAAGGGCGCGACCGTCGGCTCGGTGATCGCGATGCACGGTGCGGTCTGCCCGGCCGCCGTGGGTGTGGACATCGGCTGCGGAATGTCGGCGGTGAAGACGTCGCTGACCGCCAACGACCTGCCGGGTGACCTCTCCCGGCTGCGGTCGAAGATCGAGCAGGCCATTCCGGTGGGCCGGGGCATGCACGACTCCGCCGTCGACCCCGGAAAGCTGCACGGCTTCCCGACGAGCGGCTGGGACGACTTCTGGTCGCGATTCGACGGGATCGCCGAAGCGGTCAAATTCCGTCAGGGGCGGGCAACGAAGCAGATGGGAACGCTCGGAAGCGGGAATCACTTCATCGAGTTCTGCCTCGACGAGGCCGGATCGGTGTGGTTGATGCTGCACTCCGGGTCCCGGAACATCGGCAAGGAACTCGCCGACTTCCACATCGGGCAGGCCCAGAAGCTCCCGCACAACCAGGGCCTCGTCGACCGTGACCTGGCGGTCTTCGTCTCGGACACCCCGCAGATGGCGGCCTACCGCAACGACCTCTTCTGGGCGCAGGAGTACGCCGCGTACAACCGCTCGATCATGATGGGCCTCTTCCAGGACGTCGTCCGCAAGGAATTCAAGAAGGCCCGGGTCGTGTTCGAGCCGGTGATCTCCTGCCACCACAACTACGTGGCGGAGGAGCGGTACGAGGGTATGGACCTGCTGGTCACGAGGAAGGGCGCGATTCGCGCCGGCTCCGGGGAGTTCGGGATCATTCCCGGGTCCATGGGGACCGGCTCGTACATCGTGAAGGGGCTCGGGAACGAGAAGTCGTTCAACTCCGCCTCGCACGGTGCCGGCCGGCGGATGAGCAGGAACGCCGCGAAGAGGAAGTTCTCGACGAAGGACCTGGAGGACCAGACTCGGGGCGTGGAGTGCCGCAAGGACTCCGGGGTGGTGGACGAGATCCCGGCCGCCTACAAGCCGATCGAGCAGGTCATCGAGCAGCAGCGCGACCTGGTCGAGGTCGTCGCGAAGCTGAAGCAGGTCGTGTGTGTGAAGGGCTGAGGCCCGCAACGGCACCGGTGTGAGCCCCGGAACCCCCCAACGCGCGTGGTCCGGGGCTCCTTCGTGCGGGCGCACCGGTCCCGGTCCCTCGCGTCAGAGCGTCCGGTGGACCTTGGAGTTGGAGGCCTGGGCCCGGGGGCGCACCACCAGGAGGTCGATGTTGACGTGGCTGGGGCGCGTGACCGCCCAGGTGATCGTGTCGGCCACGTCGTCGGCGGAGAGGGGTGCGTCGACGCCCGCGTAGACCTTGGCGGCCTTCTCGGCGTCGCCGCGGAAGCGGGTGGTCGCGAACTCCTCGGTCTTGACCATGCCGGGTGCGACCTCGATCACGCGGACCGGGGTGCCCACGATCTCGAGGCGGAGGGTCTCGGCCAGGACGTGCTCGCCGTGCTTGGCGGCGACGTAACCGCCGCCGCCCTCGTAGGTCGAGAGCCCGGCCGTCGAGGAGAGGATCACGACCGTGCCGTCGCCGCTCTCCGTGAGGGCCGGGAGCAGCGCCTGGGTGACGTTGAGGGTGCCGATGACGTTCGTCTCGTACATCTGCCGCCAGTCGGCCGGGTCCCCGGTCGCCACGGGGTCGGCGCCGAGCGCCCCGCCCGCGTTGTTGACCAGGACGGCCAGGGAGCGGAACGCGGTCGCGAACTCGTCGACGGCGGCGCGGTCCGTCACGTCGAGGGAGTAGGCGGTCGCCTGGTGGCCCGCTTCGGTGAGCTCGGCGGCGAGCGCCTCGATGCGGTCCTTGCGGCGGGCGGTGAGCACCACGCGGTATCCGGCGGCGGCCAGCTGCCTGGCGGTCGCGGCGCCGATGCCGCTGCTCGCACCGGTGATGACGGCGATGGGGGTGGCGGCCATGCGGACTCCTCGGAAGCTGATCGGTACGGGGACAGGATAGGCGGGGCGGTTCCGGCCGGGGGTGGTGCCGGCCCGCCGTGGCCCGGCTCAGTGGTCGCGCGGGGCGTACACGATCAGCGCCATGCCGGCCAGGCACACGAGCGCGCCGGTCACGTCCCAGCGGTCCGGGCGGTAGCCGTCGGCCACCACACCCCAGGCGATCGATCCCGCGACGAACACTCCTCCGTACGCGGCCAGGATGCGGCCGAAGTCGCCGTCCGGCTGGAGCGTTGCCACGAAGCCGTACGCGCCGAGGGCGATGACGCCCGCGCCGATCCAGATCCAGCCGCGGTGCTCGCGCACGCCCTGCCACACGAGCCAGGCCCCTCCGATCTCGAACAGGGCGGCCACGACGAAGAGGGCGACGGAACGGGCGATGAGCATGCGGCCAGCGTGTCATGCGGGGGAGAGCGGCCCCGGGCCCGCGGTGCGCGGCGCCCGGAGGCGAAGCGGGTGCGGTCGTGGGCCGTGCGGGTGGGGAGGGGCGGCGAACCGGTCCTTGCACAAGGATGATTGCCGCACATCGGTAGGTTCATCCCATGCGAGTGACGCGTGGAGCTGTGCTGAGGAAGTCCGCCGTGGCGGCGATGGCGATGGCCGTGGTGCTGGGCCCGGGGCTGTCCGCCGTCGCCGAACCCGCGCCGAAGGGGGCCGCGCCCGCACCGACGGGCATCGCGCCGGAGGCGGACGTGTCCCACCACGGCCATGTGTCCCTGGAGGGCCAGAGGATCGGGGTCCTGCTGCGGACCGGCAACCGGGGGCCCTCGGCGCTGGAGGACGCGACCGTGCGACTGCGCTTCTCCGTGCCGCTCGCTCCGGGCCAGCGGCTGCCCCAGGGCTGCCTGCGCAGCGGCAGCCGGACCGTGGTGTGCGGGACGGGGGCGCTCCCCGTGGCCGGAAAGGCGCGGCGCACCACGGTCGTGCTCGGCCTCACCGGACAGCCGGCAGAGGTCGTGGTGCGCGTGGACACGGTGTGGAACGGCGGTGCGAGCGACCGGAATCCCCGCAACAGCACCCATGAGGTACTGGCCCCGTCCACCGGAGACGCGTACGTCTTCTGAGACCCCGGTTCCGGCCCGGGCGACCGCGCCTTCCCGAGCCGGTCTCCGCCCGACGGGCCCTCCTGTCGTTCGCTTCGGCTCAGGTGATCGGTGCCTGGCTGCCCGCGTCTCCGAACTCGCGCACCGCGTCCGCCACGATGTCCTCCAGACGCGAGTGGTGGGCACCGCGCCAGTAGACCCGGTCGCAGGCCGTGCACTGCGCGAAGACGTCGTAGGACGCCTGGGTGCCCCGCTCCAGAAGGGCGCTCACCGCGTCCTTGTCGGCCGCCGCGAGGTCCCCGTTGCATGCGGTGCAGCGGGTCCAGGGGGCGAGGGACGGGGCGAAGCGGCCCAGGACGTCCCGCAGTTGTTCCTCGGGCCGGTCGCTGTAGACGTACGCCCCCGCCCAGATCTCCCTGCGTCGCAGCA from Streptomyces sp. NBC_01341 includes these protein-coding regions:
- the argS gene encoding arginine--tRNA ligase, producing MASVPSLASTLQQQLADALTAALPEAGTADPLLRRSDRADFQANGILALAKKVKGNPRELADKVTASLPSGELIKDIEVSGPGFLNITLTDRAITETLAARAADTDRLGVPVNAAAGTTVIDYAQPNVAKEMHVGHLRSAVIGDAMVQILEFTGENVVRRHHIGDWGTQFGMLIQYLFEHPGELEHEGGRADGEAAMSSLNRVYKASRALFDSDEEFKARSRDRVVALQAGDPETLALWQGFVDESKIYFYSVFNKLDMEIADPDIVGESGYNDMLEETCRILEETGVAVRSEGALCVFFDDVKGPDGNPVPLIVKKTNGGYGYAATDLSAIRDRVGNLKADTLVYVVDARQSLHFKMVFETARRAGWLNEDVKAHQLAFGTVLGKDGKPFKTREGTTVRLEDLLDEAVSRATAVVREKAGSVGLSEEEIVENGRYVGIGAVKYADLSTSAVRDYKFDLDQMVSLNGDTSVYLQYAYARIRSIMRKKGDANPAAHPELELAPAERTLGLHLDQFGEVLSEVAEGYEPHKLAAYLYQLASHLTTFYAQCQVLSPDNAPEVVENRLFLVELTARTLHQGMKLLGIRTPERL
- the lysS gene encoding lysine--tRNA ligase, giving the protein MPTVASSQSSTETDWVSRFADDVIAESERRAPGKPVVVASGLSPSGPIHLGNLREVMTPHLVADEIRRRGYTVRHLISWDDYDRYRKVPNGVEGVDASWQAHIGKPLTSVPAPAGSAYPNWAEHFKAAMTASLDELGVEYDGISQTEQYLAGTYREQILHAMRHRADIDAVLDRYRTKKDGAADAKGGKKPQQKKVDEAELEAAEGSGAADEDDGGSGSAGYFPYKPYCGNCGKDLTVVTSYDDDTTELNYTCSECGFAETVRLNEFNRGKLVWKVDWPMRWAYEGVIFEPSGVDHSSPGSSFVVGGQIVREIFDGVQPIGPMYAFVGISGMAKMSSSKGGVPTPADALKIMEAPLLRWLYARRRPNQSFKIAFDQEIQRLYDEWDSLARKVAEGTVLPADAAAYARAIGTAAGPLPATPRPLPYRTLASVADITAGAEDQTLRILSELDPANPLATLDEARPRLDRAESWITTQVPAEARTVVRDEPDKELLGSLDERGRESLRLLLEGLDSHWSLDGLTTLVYGVPKVLEGLEPDAKPTPELKVAQRSFFALLYRLLVSRDTGPRLPTLLLAVGADRVRKLLGA
- a CDS encoding DUF2637 domain-containing protein produces the protein MAAMQLTRTHRVLIGVVVAGAVLIAAIGFAGSYAAVRELAEEKGFGQFSLVFPIGIDAGICVLLALDLLLTWMRIPFPLLRQTAWLLTAATIAFNGAAAWPDPLGTGMHAVIPILFVVSVEAARHAVGRIADITADKHMEGVRLTRWLLSPVPTFKLWRRMKLWELRSYEQVIKLEQDRLIYQARLQARFGRNWRRKAPIESMMPLRLAKYGVPLADTAHAGLAAAGIEPALLPPAPAAVEAGQHPQLPYTAQGQEPRELQEQDPRAQAAAQQQAARQEHNDQPQQYPQEGPGSHESPWFAAPQVPEDAYESAYNPTYVEGLEPTPVMIPSGPGGRTRPLGNVGTIGAFPHPRSGEPQQVMPQEQPQGQHDPQQGPTAEQQEADTAEWAEAEADFSATAYEVFTTYTKEHQDYPSAEALEIHLADVRDVHHPRSAALLRKLLPGFKQRFNMDEAANHIA
- a CDS encoding DUF3558 domain-containing protein gives rise to the protein MHRSAPRLSRILACAAVPVMLVAAGCSSDSGDAKESASSTSPSAQKSGPSVEPAKFDSLPDACGSISRKTVGDLVPKAKSKGGTPDKSSDTAARGGCAWNGLDDNGVKGSQYRWLDVAFTRFDSDQSLGSGAKRAAAEYTKQIGKAQATEGAKKVSANPATGIGEQATAVVYTLTKTSEEFEYATVVARTGNVVVSVTYNGAGYAGAKKPAAADILKGAQTAVKEAVAKVGADDDTDADTGKSPASPSAKATGKATPSAKATAKTSAPAKATSKTTATSKPKS
- a CDS encoding DUF3558 domain-containing protein, with the translated sequence MAYVPGVALLAALVAGCSAGSGADDPAADSKPGSPTVSAAPPGKYRTLPESCRAVPRSTLRDLLPAAADLPEDQQEKIYEGTAVVTYDTDRKVGCRWKADAPDASRNLSIDFERVVSYDPAVSDDDRARDVYTKKEDAAGLPAPGGVTPSGSATGSPSGSPSASGGTPPASPDAATGPDADAAPSGGADLGPRLLGGLGDEAFLDDALTRTGSTAQHRTVSVVFRTSNVIVTVSYTEQPALVTEVPDSRELQEKAQALARNLAETLSE
- a CDS encoding RtcB family protein — protein: MSYVEMPGAQVPIRMWADPASVEDVAMQQLRNVSTLPWIKGLAVMPDVHFGKGATVGSVIAMHGAVCPAAVGVDIGCGMSAVKTSLTANDLPGDLSRLRSKIEQAIPVGRGMHDSAVDPGKLHGFPTSGWDDFWSRFDGIAEAVKFRQGRATKQMGTLGSGNHFIEFCLDEAGSVWLMLHSGSRNIGKELADFHIGQAQKLPHNQGLVDRDLAVFVSDTPQMAAYRNDLFWAQEYAAYNRSIMMGLFQDVVRKEFKKARVVFEPVISCHHNYVAEERYEGMDLLVTRKGAIRAGSGEFGIIPGSMGTGSYIVKGLGNEKSFNSASHGAGRRMSRNAAKRKFSTKDLEDQTRGVECRKDSGVVDEIPAAYKPIEQVIEQQRDLVEVVAKLKQVVCVKG
- a CDS encoding SDR family NAD(P)-dependent oxidoreductase, translated to MAATPIAVITGASSGIGAATARQLAAAGYRVVLTARRKDRIEALAAELTEAGHQATAYSLDVTDRAAVDEFATAFRSLAVLVNNAGGALGADPVATGDPADWRQMYETNVIGTLNVTQALLPALTESGDGTVVILSSTAGLSTYEGGGGYVAAKHGEHVLAETLRLEIVGTPVRVIEVAPGMVKTEEFATTRFRGDAEKAAKVYAGVDAPLSADDVADTITWAVTRPSHVNIDLLVVRPRAQASNSKVHRTL
- a CDS encoding YnfA family protein gives rise to the protein MLIARSVALFVVAALFEIGGAWLVWQGVREHRGWIWIGAGVIALGAYGFVATLQPDGDFGRILAAYGGVFVAGSIAWGVVADGYRPDRWDVTGALVCLAGMALIVYAPRDH